A portion of the Tenacibaculum todarodis genome contains these proteins:
- a CDS encoding DUF7222 domain-containing protein, giving the protein MSKLTKKNFLENHSTFPNFHKQLLKQGNVEWTLIKKYPQDYYSANSGSVPGMIYYKDTVAFAKKYHLSILQILDEFEYDCGKLVNRPSPQDETNYFNWLSWFAWENMMSEIISFLEMEN; this is encoded by the coding sequence ATGTCAAAATTAACAAAGAAAAACTTTTTGGAAAATCACAGTACATTTCCAAATTTTCACAAGCAATTACTGAAACAAGGCAATGTAGAATGGACATTAATAAAAAAATATCCACAAGATTATTACTCAGCAAACAGCGGATCTGTTCCTGGGATGATTTATTATAAAGACACAGTAGCTTTCGCTAAAAAATATCATTTATCGATATTACAAATTTTAGATGAATTTGAATACGATTGTGGTAAATTAGTAAACAGACCTAGTCCACAAGATGAAACCAACTATTTTAATTGGTTATCCTGGTTTGCTTGGGAGAATATGATGAGCGAAATTATTTCTTTTTTAGAAATGGAAAATTAA
- a CDS encoding helix-turn-helix domain-containing protein yields MRSIIITTPEELSGMIDTAVSKRINPLQELIKSKLNPQKKNVTIKEAAIRLNVTEQTIANYIKKGLIDASKIGRRIVINLESLENNLKEVKSLKYRR; encoded by the coding sequence ATGAGAAGCATAATAATAACAACACCAGAAGAGCTTTCTGGAATGATTGATACAGCGGTATCAAAAAGAATCAATCCATTACAGGAATTAATTAAGAGTAAATTAAATCCGCAAAAAAAGAATGTAACAATAAAAGAAGCTGCAATAAGGTTAAATGTTACTGAGCAAACAATTGCAAACTACATTAAAAAAGGACTTATAGATGCGTCCAAAATTGGTAGAAGAATTGTAATTAATTTAGAGAGTTTAGAAAACAATCTAAAAGAAGTTAAATCTTTAAAATACAGAAGGTAG
- a CDS encoding tyrosine-type recombinase/integrase — MTTTFNLKDKNKDGATLIYLKAYFKNEGKRFVYSTGETIHPKEWDFENRQPKNLTGRTSKAETHRTIKRQIDRYASLFIRVTEIFKNTNQDLTIEKVRQEFDKEFKRVAVGKNKFYEAYEEFMLFKQKNQEWSKATVKRYKNIRTILEEFEESRKYKITFNSITQKFYTEFTDYCMVERGHINNTYSRNVGLVKTFLFWALKNGHTYKADFINFKKKPKVITNQIALKKEDLEKLLKTEMPSKKLERVKDVFIFSCVTGMRFGELKFVSKNNIDGKTLLLKEEKGSGKKSREIPLSGIALYILDKYDYSLPLIANQKHNDYIKEVFKKAGYTYEVEKTTTRGKEVIRLDMPFYRRISSHTARRTFITMMKRKGKSDKLIAEISGHTDMKTLNQYYQVSNEDVKDAVDETFDLNIPK, encoded by the coding sequence ATGACAACTACATTCAATCTTAAGGATAAGAACAAAGATGGAGCTACTTTAATATACTTAAAAGCTTATTTTAAAAATGAAGGGAAAAGATTTGTTTACTCTACAGGGGAAACTATTCATCCAAAAGAATGGGATTTTGAAAATAGACAACCAAAAAATTTAACAGGTAGAACTTCTAAAGCAGAAACTCATAGAACCATAAAAAGACAAATAGATAGGTATGCGAGTTTGTTTATTCGGGTTACTGAAATTTTTAAAAACACGAATCAGGATTTAACGATAGAAAAAGTTAGGCAAGAATTTGATAAAGAATTTAAAAGAGTTGCGGTTGGTAAGAATAAATTTTATGAAGCTTATGAAGAATTTATGCTTTTTAAACAAAAAAATCAAGAGTGGTCTAAAGCTACTGTAAAAAGGTATAAGAATATAAGAACCATTTTAGAAGAGTTTGAAGAAAGTAGGAAATACAAAATTACTTTTAATTCAATAACTCAAAAGTTTTATACTGAGTTTACAGATTACTGTATGGTGGAAAGAGGTCATATTAATAATACTTATTCTAGGAATGTAGGTTTGGTTAAAACGTTTTTGTTTTGGGCTCTAAAAAACGGACACACCTACAAAGCGGATTTTATAAACTTTAAAAAGAAACCTAAAGTAATTACAAATCAAATAGCACTTAAGAAAGAGGATTTAGAAAAGTTACTCAAAACCGAAATGCCTTCTAAAAAGTTAGAGCGAGTGAAAGATGTTTTTATTTTTTCTTGTGTAACAGGTATGAGATTTGGTGAATTGAAATTTGTGTCTAAAAATAATATAGATGGAAAAACTTTATTGCTTAAGGAGGAAAAAGGTTCTGGTAAAAAGAGTAGAGAAATTCCTTTAAGTGGTATTGCGTTATATATTTTAGATAAATACGATTATAGTTTACCTTTAATAGCTAATCAAAAGCATAACGATTATATTAAAGAAGTTTTTAAAAAAGCGGGGTATACTTATGAGGTTGAAAAAACAACAACAAGAGGTAAGGAGGTAATAAGATTAGATATGCCTTTTTACAGGAGGATTTCTAGTCATACAGCTCGAAGAACCTTCATCACTATGATGAAAAGAAAAGGTAAAAGCGATAAGTTGATTGCAGAAATTTCTGGTCATACTGACATGAAAACCTTAAATCAATATTATCAAGTTTCTAATGAAGATGTAAAAGATGCGGTAGATGAAACTTTTGATTTAAATATACCTAAATAA
- a CDS encoding helix-turn-helix domain-containing protein, producing the protein MKLSKKISAINALVYKSNKFTFYEHDLGDWFPVYVDLDRFRKSETIYPVFFSHVYCELLYDWCNALGLSYLFTLSEKKYGSDNEIFLSEKTRKVKNKNLNIRLSAYLQHIVKTFEDNQLDVFCPNSVHSIFDYDDISVIEIVRNVMLEFLIKSSDVGVSENLEIFKKNTKRILKLLKKRSEIEKGSRVELIEKENIASEKNDEFLTIEQTAIILKVKRQTVYNWKKKGLIQAHSIGGKVYYKKSELLKVPIKLK; encoded by the coding sequence ATGAAGTTATCAAAAAAAATCAGTGCAATAAACGCTTTAGTTTACAAATCAAATAAATTTACTTTTTACGAACATGATTTAGGAGATTGGTTTCCTGTTTATGTCGATTTAGATAGATTTAGAAAATCTGAAACTATTTACCCTGTGTTTTTCAGCCATGTGTATTGTGAGTTGCTTTATGATTGGTGTAATGCTTTAGGTTTGTCTTATCTTTTTACTTTAAGTGAAAAAAAATATGGATCAGATAACGAAATTTTTTTGTCAGAAAAGACAAGAAAAGTGAAGAATAAAAACTTAAATATTAGGTTAAGTGCTTATTTACAACATATAGTAAAAACTTTTGAAGACAATCAACTTGATGTTTTTTGTCCTAATTCTGTACATTCGATTTTTGATTACGATGATATTAGCGTAATAGAGATTGTTAGAAATGTTATGTTGGAATTTTTAATAAAGAGTTCTGATGTTGGAGTTTCTGAAAATTTAGAAATTTTTAAAAAGAACACAAAACGTATTCTTAAGTTGCTTAAAAAGAGAAGTGAAATTGAAAAAGGCAGTAGAGTAGAATTGATTGAGAAGGAAAATATTGCTTCAGAAAAAAACGATGAATTTCTTACAATAGAGCAAACTGCGATTATTTTGAAGGTTAAAAGACAAACTGTGTATAATTGGAAAAAGAAAGGTTTAATTCAGGCTCATTCTATAGGTGGGAAAGTTTATTACAAAAAGAGTGAATTGTTAAAAGTTCCTATTAAGTTAAAGTAG
- a CDS encoding primase-helicase family protein — protein sequence MEFLRIGTDYYKICNVPLLSGDFVKTLIKWTKGEIITDNGKAFLESIKKYDGFVTMPDHLNYKKEINLFYNEYEEINHQLKNGEFKKTEEFLKHIFGVQYELGLDYLTILWQQPIQILPILCLVSDFRNTGKTSFLNWLKLLFQGNMTINKNEDFRSRFNSDWASKLIIAIDEVLLDRREDSERIKNLSTANSYKIESKGKDKVESNFFGKFILCSNNEENFIQIDSNEIRYWVIKVNSLKEEDVDMLKKLKLEIPQFLYFLNKRKIKTERKTRMWFTKQQIYTPALDKVVKGNKTYLSQEIKEILLDDFIQFEVDVLKYTASDLLEKLQRRNVRPISKKVSSTIKKDYGIVSVNGSYKKYFFSLNTAQKTIVDYETKKGRYYEFKKEDFINEVVDC from the coding sequence ATGGAGTTTTTAAGAATTGGAACAGATTACTATAAGATATGTAATGTTCCATTATTGAGCGGAGATTTTGTAAAAACTTTAATAAAGTGGACAAAAGGAGAAATAATTACAGATAACGGAAAGGCTTTTTTAGAATCTATAAAAAAGTATGATGGTTTTGTTACCATGCCAGATCATTTAAATTATAAAAAGGAAATCAACCTTTTCTATAATGAATATGAAGAAATAAATCATCAACTAAAGAATGGAGAGTTTAAAAAAACAGAAGAGTTTTTAAAACATATTTTTGGAGTTCAATATGAGTTAGGGTTAGATTATTTAACGATACTTTGGCAACAACCAATTCAAATATTACCAATTTTGTGTTTAGTTAGCGATTTTCGAAATACAGGCAAAACATCATTTCTAAACTGGTTAAAGTTGCTTTTTCAGGGTAACATGACAATTAATAAAAATGAAGATTTTAGAAGTCGATTTAATAGTGATTGGGCATCTAAACTTATAATTGCTATTGATGAAGTGTTACTAGATAGGAGAGAAGATAGTGAGCGAATTAAAAATCTTTCTACAGCTAATTCTTATAAAATAGAATCTAAAGGTAAAGATAAAGTTGAATCTAATTTCTTTGGGAAGTTTATTTTATGTTCAAATAATGAGGAGAACTTTATCCAAATAGATAGCAATGAGATTCGTTACTGGGTTATTAAAGTAAATTCCTTAAAAGAGGAAGATGTTGATATGCTTAAAAAACTCAAACTAGAAATTCCGCAGTTTTTATATTTTTTAAATAAACGAAAAATTAAAACTGAAAGAAAAACAAGAATGTGGTTTACAAAACAGCAAATTTACACACCTGCTTTAGATAAAGTAGTCAAAGGGAATAAAACTTATTTAAGTCAAGAAATAAAAGAAATTTTATTAGACGATTTTATTCAATTTGAAGTTGATGTTTTAAAATACACTGCTTCAGATTTACTTGAAAAACTTCAACGTAGAAATGTTCGGCCAATTAGTAAAAAAGTGTCTAGTACTATAAAAAAAGACTATGGAATAGTGTCTGTTAATGGAAGCTATAAGAAATATTTTTTTTCATTAAATACAGCTCAAAAAACAATAGTAGATTATGAAACTAAAAAAGGAAGATACTATGAGTTTAAAAAAGAAGATTTCATCAATGAAGTTGTTGATTGTTGA
- a CDS encoding DEAD/DEAH box helicase family protein, translating to MTGKNSITGNLKYKMPGRIAVGMPFKSIGDSIASEAWHNDDQTENKMQLYVNSTIEETLKSFKKSDKEVIRLKYLKTLQGAYIPKNNELAILTTYNQLLNISHEDMATLDYVVIDECHMLSNGLNYRAETIAKLINYLIEFIAKKRNSKTKIIFMTGTPNVEALVIPELMEEQAIGNLFQVIKIDKKYKVTPKMYLTHLDTTNAKSRDETVITQIKKYLKENRKVVQIFNNKEKMDDYRRELLTKISSKIKIGLFYSGSKGECTENILSGKFGDYDIVLTTTYFMNGINIYLDNISKDEVSIGKTSTQKYGVVIDLGNIHKKVSSLDAIQTINRFRNRLCKCTVFLPKIFKPDLNNTSKNFDLRNAGNVILGINRYNYHLLSANKNLTVNFVEETVQKEQIYYLEEVRKNPNTVTKEMIEKRMQQSKDENAIINSIETKTSLYEDWFYSMDGYHHMAKDAGILSIIKHIDDSEPLKDISKEHIPLENKVIKNFLDDDKALNYLDGQLDPSKRILVKASGMITDPLSNYVGNFKVINLINDKYVVEGDFHVSHERAIDKLIYFHLKLSYWYGTEKAIEILRFLTNENADFAPFKTPSYLKSIANYVTPFSYLTKDKYLKGINYLRALDYLSQKNIGVVKEVASTNISFTFINNEVVSQLKNMWAKQQFDKIGYMIDNDKSILTKNLLKESYSDEELIRCEDLEDLEEQLNKLAIYRPLRKSKNGEVRSHERIIIPRILRSDKLLSRMEFIDTGSSIPEYSDLSDTNIEFENFITKIIKRLNNRMNPALRSTHAHLENIYNSLKVKLNKSDVQAVSEYIEGVLNDPKRNKLAEVPELLNALKKDLNELDRCLLSAFKTSEYLTSKSILDYKTLPFIEKTFLCEKDFKLESLDDKFSPDLIKFKITDVYDSLLKHTDTFTKAKKVKIRTASGRKMINFLDNNPSRATKPVYVIRDSNGNIIYADFEHKATCKFLCDYAFKNERFKMRDGSIPVKTYNKGIYNLNTFKRDYYANSSKSKTVANYNIKIYDVNIKEYIIYVKSLKHKKAS from the coding sequence ATGACTGGTAAAAACAGTATTACAGGTAATTTAAAATACAAAATGCCTGGAAGGATTGCCGTTGGAATGCCATTTAAAAGCATCGGAGACTCAATAGCTTCTGAGGCTTGGCACAATGATGATCAAACAGAAAATAAAATGCAATTATATGTAAACTCAACTATTGAGGAAACACTTAAAAGCTTCAAAAAATCAGATAAGGAGGTCATAAGATTGAAATATTTGAAAACATTACAAGGAGCTTATATTCCAAAAAATAACGAATTAGCAATTTTAACCACTTATAATCAGCTATTAAACATATCTCATGAAGATATGGCTACACTCGATTATGTTGTCATTGATGAATGTCACATGCTATCCAATGGATTGAATTATAGAGCTGAAACAATAGCTAAGCTGATTAATTATTTGATCGAATTTATAGCGAAGAAAAGAAATTCGAAAACCAAGATTATTTTTATGACTGGAACGCCTAATGTTGAAGCTTTAGTGATTCCAGAATTAATGGAAGAACAAGCTATTGGGAATTTATTTCAAGTAATAAAAATAGACAAAAAGTACAAAGTTACTCCTAAAATGTATTTAACACATTTAGATACAACTAATGCAAAAAGTAGAGATGAAACCGTAATTACTCAAATTAAGAAATATCTTAAGGAGAACAGAAAAGTTGTGCAAATTTTTAATAATAAAGAGAAAATGGATGATTATAGAAGGGAACTTCTAACTAAGATTTCTTCAAAAATAAAAATTGGATTATTCTATTCTGGTTCAAAAGGGGAGTGTACAGAGAATATTCTGTCAGGAAAATTCGGTGATTACGACATCGTGCTTACGACTACTTATTTTATGAATGGAATTAATATTTATTTGGATAATATTTCTAAAGATGAGGTTTCTATAGGAAAAACCTCAACTCAGAAGTATGGAGTGGTGATTGATTTGGGGAATATTCATAAAAAGGTGAGTTCACTGGATGCTATCCAAACTATAAACCGCTTTAGAAACAGATTATGTAAATGCACAGTGTTTCTACCCAAAATTTTTAAGCCTGACTTAAATAATACATCGAAAAATTTTGACTTGAGAAATGCTGGAAATGTCATTTTAGGGATCAATAGATATAACTACCATTTATTGTCTGCTAATAAAAATCTAACAGTAAATTTCGTAGAAGAAACAGTGCAAAAAGAACAGATTTATTATTTGGAAGAAGTTAGAAAAAATCCAAATACAGTAACAAAAGAAATGATTGAAAAAAGAATGCAACAAAGTAAAGATGAAAATGCTATAATAAATAGCATTGAAACTAAAACCAGCTTATATGAAGATTGGTTTTATTCGATGGATGGATATCATCATATGGCTAAAGATGCTGGTATTTTATCTATAATTAAACATATAGATGATTCCGAACCTTTAAAAGATATTTCTAAAGAGCATATTCCTTTAGAGAATAAAGTAATTAAAAATTTCTTAGATGATGACAAGGCTCTAAATTATTTAGATGGTCAGTTAGACCCATCGAAAAGAATATTAGTAAAAGCTTCAGGAATGATAACAGATCCTTTAAGTAATTATGTAGGTAATTTTAAAGTTATTAATTTAATAAATGATAAATACGTCGTTGAAGGTGATTTTCATGTTTCTCATGAAAGAGCAATCGATAAATTAATTTACTTCCATTTAAAACTTTCCTATTGGTATGGAACAGAAAAAGCAATTGAAATTTTAAGGTTTCTTACCAATGAGAATGCAGATTTTGCACCTTTTAAAACACCGAGTTATCTAAAAAGTATTGCAAATTACGTGACTCCTTTTTCCTATCTTACAAAAGATAAATATTTAAAAGGTATAAACTACTTGAGAGCTTTAGATTACTTATCACAAAAGAATATAGGGGTTGTAAAAGAAGTAGCATCTACAAATATTTCTTTTACTTTTATCAACAACGAAGTGGTCTCGCAGTTGAAAAATATGTGGGCAAAACAGCAGTTTGACAAAATTGGTTACATGATTGATAATGATAAATCCATACTAACTAAAAATCTTCTAAAAGAATCCTATTCTGATGAAGAACTGATTAGGTGCGAAGATCTAGAAGATTTAGAAGAACAATTAAATAAATTAGCAATATACAGACCGCTGAGAAAGAGTAAAAACGGAGAAGTAAGATCTCATGAGAGAATTATAATTCCTAGAATATTAAGAAGTGATAAGTTACTTTCTAGAATGGAATTTATAGATACGGGTTCGTCAATTCCAGAATATTCCGACTTATCAGATACTAATATTGAATTTGAAAATTTTATTACTAAGATTATAAAAAGGTTAAATAATCGTATGAATCCAGCTTTAAGATCCACTCATGCTCATTTAGAGAATATTTATAATTCGTTAAAAGTTAAGCTAAATAAAAGTGATGTTCAAGCGGTTTCAGAGTATATCGAAGGGGTACTAAATGACCCAAAAAGGAATAAACTGGCTGAAGTACCAGAGTTACTTAACGCACTTAAGAAAGATTTAAATGAACTAGATAGATGTTTGCTGTCTGCTTTTAAAACCTCTGAATATCTTACGTCTAAAAGTATACTTGATTACAAAACACTACCTTTTATAGAAAAAACATTTTTATGTGAGAAAGATTTTAAGTTAGAATCACTCGACGATAAATTTAGTCCAGATCTTATCAAATTTAAAATTACTGATGTATATGACTCTTTGCTTAAACACACGGATACATTTACTAAAGCTAAAAAAGTAAAAATTCGAACAGCGTCTGGTAGGAAAATGATAAACTTTTTAGATAATAATCCTTCAAGGGCCACTAAACCTGTATACGTAATCCGCGATTCAAATGGTAATATTATTTATGCTGACTTTGAACATAAAGCAACTTGTAAGTTTTTATGTGATTATGCATTTAAAAATGAAAGATTTAAAATGAGGGATGGTAGTATTCCTGTGAAAACTTATAATAAAGGAATCTATAATTTAAATACTTTTAAAAGAGATTATTATGCAAATAGTTCTAAAAGTAAAACCGTTGCAAATTATAATATTAAAATTTATGATGTAAACATAAAGGAATACATTATTTATGTAAAATCTTTAAAACATAAAAAAGCGAGTTAA
- a CDS encoding BT4734/BF3469 family protein — MNNSYYYFSTHTTRPQVYHQLVASSEYQKLDEETQDLLGKFVGEFPKRNKEFSTVDYCAKFNVKHRYELYELNNLKTFTPNHFLYNFLSYSNQWDASTRSFGKNSKERAEEITEKEIINEMTNPNSNIKKLLEASGRNLSAVKPFLPAIMISLKTNTRDSDRMIFKHTGRFCFDFDKFKDKNEATKWMNKVWKGTKNVKPYMAFISPRGKGFKMFCQVDTSNSDFQRDFGSEDKKVVSKHHKVWYEGARKELENKFPELKERIDLATNDCQRLTYIPFINNKSTDFKYKASKVSTYFEIVENERKLKREELQKKISKRQVEVDKVMKDQNIASPEEAYNLLLKKESYNFNLELETEKFIKVVDFIEEQIHKDSRIEEWVSTEFNNYDSLQKMSWVLFGVFGDLAIEQIKRLIPADSNKLDEDHNDYRWSIRSMDDYETSLLKSLTPAPFYARVRKLPIVNDFISENFGVNSKNLSDFKIINDYYETYIRNKNLDNGKENLSEFLDDITRYLDKDRSRLPLIEKFDNIAPEISLGPNEYLDKDVMHKLFQNKYYDKKIFFLRSQCGKLSAVSRWES, encoded by the coding sequence ATGAATAATAGCTATTATTATTTTTCAACACACACAACCCGTCCGCAGGTTTACCATCAGTTAGTTGCATCTTCAGAATATCAAAAATTAGATGAAGAAACCCAAGATTTACTAGGTAAATTCGTAGGAGAATTTCCTAAACGTAACAAGGAATTTAGTACCGTTGATTACTGTGCAAAATTTAACGTAAAACATAGATATGAACTCTATGAACTTAACAATCTAAAAACATTTACTCCAAATCATTTTCTGTATAACTTCTTAAGTTACTCAAACCAATGGGACGCTAGTACAAGGTCATTTGGAAAAAACAGTAAAGAAAGAGCAGAAGAAATTACAGAAAAAGAAATCATCAATGAGATGACTAACCCAAACTCAAACATCAAAAAGTTACTTGAAGCTTCAGGAAGGAATCTTTCAGCAGTAAAACCATTTTTACCTGCGATTATGATATCGCTAAAAACTAACACTAGAGACTCAGATAGAATGATATTCAAGCATACAGGTAGATTTTGTTTTGATTTTGATAAATTCAAAGATAAAAATGAAGCTACTAAGTGGATGAATAAAGTATGGAAAGGTACTAAAAACGTAAAACCATACATGGCCTTTATATCTCCAAGAGGTAAAGGATTCAAGATGTTTTGTCAAGTAGATACTTCAAATTCTGATTTTCAAAGAGACTTTGGTTCCGAAGATAAGAAGGTAGTTTCAAAGCATCATAAAGTTTGGTATGAAGGAGCAAGAAAGGAATTGGAAAACAAATTTCCAGAACTTAAAGAAAGAATAGATTTAGCAACGAACGATTGTCAGCGTTTGACATATATTCCTTTTATCAACAATAAATCTACCGATTTTAAATATAAGGCTTCTAAAGTTTCTACTTATTTTGAAATAGTTGAGAACGAAAGAAAACTAAAGCGTGAAGAACTCCAGAAAAAAATTTCTAAGCGACAAGTTGAGGTAGATAAAGTTATGAAGGATCAAAATATTGCATCTCCAGAAGAAGCTTACAATCTATTGCTGAAAAAGGAATCTTATAATTTTAATTTAGAACTAGAAACCGAGAAATTTATAAAAGTAGTAGATTTTATAGAAGAGCAAATCCATAAAGATTCACGTATCGAAGAGTGGGTTTCAACAGAATTCAACAATTACGATTCTCTTCAAAAGATGAGTTGGGTTCTGTTTGGTGTGTTTGGAGATTTAGCAATAGAACAAATAAAAAGACTAATTCCAGCAGATTCTAATAAATTAGATGAAGATCATAATGATTACCGTTGGTCAATAAGATCTATGGATGATTATGAAACGAGTTTACTTAAATCTTTAACGCCTGCACCTTTCTATGCACGAGTAAGAAAATTACCAATTGTTAATGACTTCATTTCTGAAAACTTTGGAGTGAATTCTAAAAATTTATCTGATTTCAAAATAATAAACGATTATTACGAAACTTACATTCGTAATAAAAACCTTGATAATGGTAAAGAAAATCTTTCTGAATTCTTAGATGATATAACAAGATATTTAGATAAGGATAGATCTAGATTACCTTTAATAGAAAAATTCGATAACATTGCTCCAGAAATATCATTAGGTCCAAATGAGTATTTAGATAAAGATGTGATGCATAAATTATTTCAAAATAAATATTATGACAAGAAAATTTTCTTTTTACGAAGCCAGTGCGGTAAATTAAGTGCCGTCTCAAGATGGGAATCTTGA